The following coding sequences are from one Nonlabens arenilitoris window:
- a CDS encoding DUF3244 domain-containing protein — translation MKNLIIIALMLTTLTGYAAKLTNTVPAKNVTTVKFNNVKKGQLLTIKDATEVTLYSETIQLNGNYKQQFDLTTLENGTYRIELNKDSQVLIQQFNVNNGIVSFSTENVFYKPVAVQKNNQILISQLVSSDEVLDVQIYYNDNLIHEDEISDAAVLSRIYQLSSDKKGEYFIVMKSAGKTFYKSITI, via the coding sequence ATGAAAAATTTAATAATTATAGCACTTATGTTGACCACGTTAACAGGCTATGCGGCAAAATTGACAAACACTGTTCCTGCAAAAAATGTAACTACAGTAAAGTTTAACAATGTGAAGAAAGGTCAATTATTGACCATTAAGGATGCTACAGAGGTTACTCTTTATAGCGAGACGATACAATTAAACGGTAATTACAAACAGCAGTTTGATTTAACCACTTTAGAAAATGGGACTTACCGTATTGAATTAAATAAAGACAGCCAGGTCTTAATTCAACAATTTAATGTCAATAACGGTATTGTATCCTTTTCAACAGAGAATGTTTTTTATAAACCAGTTGCGGTACAGAAAAATAATCAAATCCTTATATCACAGCTAGTATCTAGTGATGAGGTATTAGATGTACAGATATACTATAATGACAATTTGATCCACGAAGATGAGATTTCAGACGCTGCAGTGTTAAGTAGAATCTATCAACTATCATCTGATAAGAAAGGTGAATACTTCATTGTCATGAAATCTGCTGGGAAGACTTTCTACAAGTCTATCACGATTTAA
- a CDS encoding AraC family transcriptional regulator, translating into MLLKKPTLKKINPDFGNSIFVQKSTTERSELKPFWHFHPEIELVYVNEGKGKRHIGNHMSYYNDSQLLLIGSMLPHIGYTDRPNHGSELLVQFLPNFLGDSFFNVPEMEPIKHLFERAKNGLLFKQQTQDLLGEKIHKLHELKGFSRTLLLLDILNELAITDDYEILNAESFTFETEVQDNSKTEIIYKYINQNFQNHIPLEEIANQVSMTVPAFCRYFKKTSGKTFTKIVNEYRVVHATKLLSETQLSITDICFDCGFNNFSHFNKIFKEFTGKSASKYRQELKQILQ; encoded by the coding sequence ATGTTACTTAAAAAGCCCACTTTAAAGAAAATTAATCCAGATTTTGGGAATTCTATTTTTGTTCAAAAAAGTACTACAGAACGTAGTGAACTTAAACCTTTCTGGCATTTTCATCCCGAGATTGAACTAGTATATGTTAATGAAGGTAAAGGGAAACGCCACATAGGTAATCATATGTCCTATTATAATGATAGTCAATTATTATTAATAGGCTCTATGCTACCACATATAGGATATACAGATAGGCCTAATCATGGATCTGAACTACTGGTGCAATTCTTACCTAATTTTTTAGGTGATAGCTTTTTTAATGTGCCCGAGATGGAACCTATTAAACATCTATTTGAAAGAGCAAAGAACGGTTTGCTCTTTAAACAACAAACTCAGGATCTACTGGGAGAAAAAATTCATAAACTTCATGAGTTAAAAGGATTTTCAAGGACCTTGTTACTATTAGATATTTTAAATGAACTTGCCATAACAGATGATTATGAAATCTTAAATGCAGAGAGTTTTACCTTTGAGACTGAAGTGCAAGACAATTCTAAAACCGAAATTATCTACAAATACATCAATCAAAATTTTCAAAACCATATACCGTTAGAAGAAATAGCAAATCAGGTAAGTATGACCGTTCCTGCTTTTTGTCGTTATTTTAAAAAGACCTCTGGTAAAACATTTACTAAGATTGTAAATGAGTATAGAGTAGTGCATGCTACAAAGCTATTATCAGAAACACAACTTAGTATAACAGATATCTGTTTTGATTGTGGATTTAATAATTTCTCACACTTCAATAAAATATTTAAAGAGTTCACCGGTAAGAGCGCCAGTAAATATAGACAAGAGCTTAAGCAGATTCTTCAATAA
- a CDS encoding NAD-dependent succinate-semialdehyde dehydrogenase codes for MSDKVTTINPATGKEIKSYDLMTEEQTLQAVENCHKAFENWKATPIEERGKIIKKIGEKFKEHQEEFAQLMTEEMGKLFKHGKQELDLCAGICEYTAATGPQELANEEIDLQNGGKGIVTYSPLGVIYGIQPWNFPAYQVVRYSIVNLMAGNGILLKHAANVTGSALKLKEIYEEAGLPKDLFTVLIIDHDISEKIIEHDLVRGVTFTGSAGAGSKIGEQAGKNIKKTVLELGSNDAYIVLEDADVELAVKTCTRGRIYNNGETCVAAKRFIVVDAVYEEFKKGFVERMSNIKHGDPMDENSQLGPMARKDLREKIHDQVQESIENGAEVLCGGELPDGDGYYYPSTVLGNVTPGQPAYDDELFGPVASLIKAKDQDDAMRIANDSRFGLGGGIFSKDEDKAIELAQNHFDTGMVFINSFGLAQVDMPFGGVKDSGFGREHGGFGIKEFVNAKAINILK; via the coding sequence ATGAGCGATAAAGTCACAACCATAAACCCAGCAACCGGTAAAGAGATTAAATCATATGATTTAATGACAGAAGAGCAAACGCTACAAGCAGTAGAAAATTGTCATAAAGCATTTGAAAATTGGAAAGCTACTCCTATTGAAGAAAGAGGAAAAATTATCAAAAAAATAGGAGAGAAGTTTAAAGAACATCAAGAAGAGTTTGCCCAATTAATGACTGAAGAGATGGGGAAACTATTTAAACATGGTAAACAAGAACTAGACCTGTGCGCAGGTATTTGTGAATATACCGCAGCTACCGGACCTCAAGAATTAGCAAATGAAGAAATCGATTTGCAAAATGGAGGTAAAGGTATCGTGACTTATTCGCCACTAGGTGTTATTTATGGAATACAACCATGGAACTTCCCAGCCTATCAGGTGGTACGTTATTCTATCGTTAACTTAATGGCGGGTAATGGAATATTGCTTAAACATGCCGCAAATGTTACTGGTAGTGCATTAAAACTAAAAGAGATATATGAAGAAGCTGGATTACCTAAAGATTTATTTACTGTATTAATCATTGATCACGACATCAGTGAAAAAATCATCGAACATGATCTAGTGCGCGGTGTTACCTTTACAGGTAGTGCAGGCGCTGGTAGTAAAATAGGAGAGCAAGCAGGTAAAAATATTAAAAAGACTGTCCTTGAACTAGGTAGTAATGATGCTTATATCGTCCTTGAAGATGCAGATGTTGAACTAGCCGTAAAAACCTGTACACGTGGACGTATCTACAACAACGGAGAAACCTGTGTCGCGGCAAAGAGATTTATCGTGGTGGATGCGGTCTATGAAGAATTTAAGAAAGGCTTTGTAGAGCGCATGAGTAATATCAAACATGGAGATCCTATGGATGAAAATTCACAATTAGGACCTATGGCTAGAAAAGACCTCAGAGAGAAAATCCATGACCAAGTTCAAGAAAGTATTGAAAATGGAGCTGAGGTGTTATGTGGTGGAGAGTTGCCAGATGGCGATGGTTATTATTATCCATCTACCGTATTAGGAAACGTGACACCTGGGCAACCAGCTTATGATGATGAGCTTTTTGGACCAGTAGCATCACTAATTAAAGCAAAAGATCAAGATGATGCCATGCGCATTGCAAACGATAGTCGTTTTGGATTAGGTGGCGGAATCTTCTCTAAAGATGAAGATAAAGCAATAGAATTAGCACAAAATCATTTTGATACAGGAATGGTCTTTATCAACTCCTTTGGACTAGCTCAGGTAGATATGCCATTTGGTGGAGTGAAAGATTCTGGTTTTGGTAGAGAGCATGGAGGATTTGGTATCAAAGAATTTGTAAATGCTAAAGCAATAAATATTTTGAAATAA
- a CDS encoding DUF2971 domain-containing protein: protein MKEFIIDDKYKFVERISEGNIWDVYKNENIIENPKSLYKFHSLDIFSLDSLFRGYFYLANPSSFNDPFDCNVNLVTPIKGVENLTTVQHNNYSSSGVCCLSETIDNHLLWAHYTNNYNGFALQFDEMEIETNLEEYRAFGLRPVIYPNKPKKVDVKKPYAHQYLFTTKLSHWEYEKEWRIITDLRNDNREMKYCNSNVKGIYIGHKVIDSKLGLYKMLLEIQESKYPNASVYIVYPHPTDLKLEFEKVI, encoded by the coding sequence ATGAAAGAATTTATTATTGACGACAAGTATAAATTTGTAGAAAGAATATCCGAGGGAAATATTTGGGATGTTTATAAAAATGAAAATATAATTGAAAATCCAAAATCTTTATATAAGTTTCATTCTCTTGATATTTTTAGCTTGGATAGTCTATTTAGAGGTTATTTTTATCTGGCTAACCCAAGTTCTTTTAATGATCCTTTTGATTGTAATGTAAATTTAGTTACTCCAATAAAAGGTGTTGAAAATTTAACAACAGTTCAACACAATAACTATTCATCTTCCGGTGTTTGCTGCTTATCTGAAACAATAGATAATCATTTATTATGGGCGCATTACACAAACAATTACAACGGTTTTGCTCTTCAGTTTGATGAAATGGAAATTGAAACAAATCTTGAAGAATATAGGGCATTTGGTCTTAGACCAGTAATATATCCTAATAAGCCAAAAAAGGTTGATGTTAAAAAACCATATGCTCATCAATACTTATTTACAACAAAATTAAGTCATTGGGAATATGAAAAGGAATGGAGGATAATAACAGACCTTAGGAATGATAACCGTGAAATGAAATACTGCAATTCAAACGTAAAAGGTATTTATATAGGACATAAAGTAATAGACAGCAAATTGGGACTTTATAAAATGCTTTTAGAAATTCAAGAATCAAAATATCCAAATGCATCCGTATACATAGTTTATCCTCATCCGACGGATTTAAAATTGGAATTTGAGAAGGTTATATAA
- the purL gene encoding phosphoribosylformylglycinamidine synthase, which translates to MIHFYGNPSKSVYAVQTQAPISAEDDQKLQWLFADAPKLEADALSGFFTGPRATTITPWSTNAVEITQNMEIKGIQRIEEFHACEENSHYDKMLLQKFDGLDQSQFDINVTAAGVLEIDDIAAYNMQEGLSLSDDEIDYLITLSEKLDRKLTDSEVFGFSQVNSEHCRHKIFNGTFIIDGEEMPTSLFKLIKETSKRWPNGIVSAYSDNVAFVEGPQAEQFAPKTANKPDVYQTSLFDSVISLKAETHNFPTTVEPFNGAATGSGGEIRDRLAGGQGSLPLAGTAVYMTSYSRLNEERPWENGFEARKWLYQTPMDILIKASNGASDFGNKFGQPLITGSVLTFEHNEHTDCQTEPVEADNQFDKLTVTSEDKKQKKKSQTPRYLGFDKVIMQAGGIGYGKKVQALKKTPDAGDDIIVMGGDNYRIGMGGAAVSSADTGALDSGLELNAVQRSNPEMQKRAANAIRGLVESDNNPIKSIHDHGAGGHLNCLSELVEETGGVIDVDALPVGDPTLSRKELIGNESQERMGLVMDTKDTPILEEIAARERAPLYKVGKVTGDNKFTFSEKDGRSPMDLALEDMFGSSPKTIMDDKTIHRTYAPVTYDGKDFNLYLYQVLQLEAVACKDWLTNKVDRCVTGRVAKQQTCGELQLPLNNVGVMAMDYNGKNGVATTIGHAPVAALIDPAAGSRNAIAESLTNLVFAPLEKGLKGVSLSANWMWPCNNPGEDARLYSAVKAVSDFAIELGINIPTGKDSLSMKQKYPDMDVLAPGTVIISTVGSCDDISKVVEPVLQRDDNAPIYYINMSGDDHKLGGSSFAQTRNRIGDECPTIVNSDAFAKAFTAIQNLIKQGKVLAGHDVASGGLITTLLEMCFPSLGVGMDLDLSGVGHDMVKVLFAENAGIVLQVTDESVESELLKAEVPFYKIGHAIDEAVLDINDHIIDVDDMRDVWYETSRLLDQQQSFNGMADERAVNYVEQPLEFNFPAHFTGKLPELPQKRIKAAVIREKGSNSEREMARAMYLAGFEVIDVHMTDLIAGRETLEDVQFIAAVGGFSNSDVLGSAKGWAGAFLYNEKANTALKNFFARPDTMSIGVCNGCQLFVELGLINPDHDEKPKMLHNASGKFECNFTSVEIAKNNSIMLESLAGSKLGIWAAHGEGKFHLPKDRSAYQIPATYGYDSYPANPNGSDYNAAMLNSEDGRHLVMMPHLERSTFSWNWAHYPTDRKNDEVTPWLEAFVNARVWLSGK; encoded by the coding sequence ATGATTCATTTTTACGGAAATCCGTCCAAGTCAGTTTACGCAGTACAAACCCAAGCACCGATCTCTGCAGAGGATGATCAAAAACTACAATGGCTTTTTGCCGATGCTCCAAAACTAGAAGCCGATGCTTTATCGGGATTCTTTACGGGACCACGTGCAACGACTATTACTCCATGGTCTACAAATGCTGTAGAAATCACCCAAAACATGGAAATTAAAGGAATTCAAAGAATAGAAGAATTCCACGCATGTGAAGAGAATTCACACTATGATAAAATGCTGTTGCAAAAATTTGACGGTCTTGATCAGTCACAATTTGATATCAATGTAACTGCAGCTGGTGTTTTAGAAATAGACGATATCGCTGCATATAACATGCAAGAAGGTCTTTCTTTAAGCGATGATGAAATTGATTATTTAATCACTCTTTCAGAAAAACTAGACCGCAAACTTACCGACAGTGAGGTTTTCGGCTTTTCACAAGTAAATAGTGAACACTGTCGTCATAAAATATTCAACGGTACTTTTATTATCGATGGTGAAGAGATGCCTACTTCCCTATTCAAATTGATTAAAGAAACCTCAAAACGCTGGCCTAATGGTATCGTAAGTGCTTACAGCGATAATGTAGCTTTTGTAGAAGGTCCACAAGCCGAGCAGTTTGCGCCTAAAACAGCAAACAAGCCAGACGTTTATCAAACCAGTCTTTTTGATTCGGTAATATCATTAAAAGCAGAAACGCACAACTTCCCAACTACAGTAGAGCCATTTAATGGTGCTGCTACCGGTTCTGGTGGAGAAATACGCGATAGACTTGCTGGTGGACAAGGTTCTTTACCGCTTGCAGGAACAGCGGTTTACATGACCAGCTACTCGAGATTAAATGAAGAACGACCATGGGAAAACGGTTTTGAAGCACGTAAGTGGTTGTATCAAACACCTATGGATATCTTAATTAAAGCATCAAACGGTGCGAGTGATTTTGGTAACAAATTTGGTCAACCGTTAATCACAGGTTCTGTATTAACTTTTGAGCATAATGAACATACAGATTGTCAGACTGAGCCTGTCGAAGCCGACAACCAGTTCGACAAGCTCACTGTGACATCTGAAGATAAAAAACAAAAGAAAAAATCTCAAACTCCTCGTTATTTAGGCTTTGATAAAGTCATCATGCAAGCTGGCGGAATAGGTTATGGAAAGAAAGTTCAAGCCTTAAAGAAAACTCCAGACGCAGGCGATGATATCATCGTTATGGGTGGAGATAATTATAGAATAGGAATGGGTGGCGCTGCCGTAAGTAGTGCAGATACTGGCGCGCTAGATTCTGGTCTAGAATTAAACGCCGTACAACGCTCTAATCCAGAGATGCAAAAACGTGCTGCAAATGCCATACGTGGACTGGTAGAAAGTGATAACAATCCTATTAAATCGATTCACGATCATGGAGCTGGTGGACACTTAAACTGTCTGTCAGAACTGGTAGAAGAAACTGGTGGTGTGATCGATGTAGATGCCTTACCGGTCGGTGATCCTACACTTTCTCGCAAAGAGTTAATCGGTAACGAGTCTCAAGAACGTATGGGATTAGTGATGGATACAAAAGACACGCCTATACTAGAAGAAATTGCTGCTCGTGAGCGTGCACCATTATATAAAGTAGGTAAAGTTACGGGAGATAATAAATTCACCTTTAGTGAAAAAGATGGTCGCAGTCCTATGGATCTGGCACTAGAAGACATGTTTGGCTCTAGTCCTAAAACCATTATGGATGATAAAACCATTCATCGTACCTATGCACCAGTAACATATGATGGAAAAGATTTTAACCTTTACCTCTATCAGGTATTACAACTAGAAGCGGTTGCCTGTAAAGACTGGTTGACTAATAAAGTAGATCGCTGTGTAACTGGTCGTGTGGCCAAACAACAAACTTGTGGAGAACTACAACTACCATTAAATAACGTCGGTGTGATGGCGATGGATTATAATGGTAAAAATGGAGTGGCGACGACGATAGGTCACGCACCAGTTGCCGCATTAATCGATCCAGCTGCTGGTTCTCGCAATGCTATTGCAGAGTCGCTTACTAATCTGGTATTTGCACCATTAGAAAAAGGCCTTAAAGGCGTGAGTCTAAGTGCTAACTGGATGTGGCCTTGTAACAATCCTGGTGAAGATGCCCGATTATACAGCGCTGTAAAAGCCGTTAGTGATTTTGCCATTGAATTAGGAATCAACATTCCTACTGGTAAAGACAGCCTTTCTATGAAGCAAAAATATCCAGATATGGATGTGCTTGCTCCAGGAACGGTGATTATCAGTACCGTTGGGTCTTGTGATGATATTTCTAAAGTTGTTGAGCCTGTACTACAGCGAGATGATAACGCACCTATTTACTACATCAACATGAGTGGTGATGACCATAAATTGGGTGGATCTAGTTTTGCACAAACGCGCAACAGGATAGGTGATGAATGCCCTACGATTGTGAATAGTGACGCTTTCGCGAAAGCGTTTACCGCAATACAAAATTTAATAAAACAAGGCAAAGTACTCGCAGGACACGATGTTGCTAGTGGTGGATTGATCACCACATTACTAGAGATGTGTTTCCCATCACTAGGTGTAGGAATGGATCTAGACCTGAGCGGTGTAGGCCATGATATGGTAAAAGTCCTTTTTGCAGAAAACGCAGGGATCGTATTACAAGTAACCGATGAAAGTGTGGAAAGTGAGCTCTTAAAAGCCGAAGTACCTTTCTATAAAATAGGTCACGCGATCGATGAGGCTGTACTAGACATTAACGATCATATCATTGATGTAGATGACATGCGTGATGTGTGGTATGAAACCTCACGACTACTAGATCAACAACAATCGTTTAACGGCATGGCCGATGAGCGTGCGGTGAATTATGTAGAGCAACCACTAGAATTCAACTTTCCAGCGCATTTTACAGGAAAACTGCCTGAATTGCCGCAAAAACGCATCAAAGCAGCGGTAATACGTGAAAAAGGAAGTAATTCTGAAAGAGAAATGGCACGCGCCATGTACCTCGCAGGATTTGAAGTAATCGATGTGCACATGACCGACTTAATTGCTGGACGTGAGACATTAGAGGATGTACAGTTTATAGCCGCAGTAGGTGGATTCTCAAACAGTGATGTATTGGGAAGTGCCAAAGGTTGGGCTGGTGCTTTCCTTTATAATGAGAAAGCAAATACCGCATTGAAAAACTTTTTCGCCAGACCAGACACCATGAGTATAGGTGTTTGTAACGGTTGCCAACTCTTTGTAGAGCTAGGATTAATTAATCCAGACCATGATGAGAAGCCTAAGATGTTGCACAACGCTAGTGGTAAGTTTGAATGTAATTTTACCAGTGTAGAAATTGCCAAAAACAATTCTATTATGCTGGAGTCACTTGCCGGCAGCAAACTAGGAATTTGGGCGGCACACGGAGAAGGGAAATTCCATTTACCTAAAGACCGCAGTGCTTATCAAATCCCAGCAACTTATGGTTATGATAGCTATCCAGCAAACCCTAATGGATCTGACTATAACGCAGCGATGTTAAACAGTGAAGATGGACGTCACCTAGTAATGATGCCACACCTAGAACGATCTACATTCTCATGGAACTGGGCGCACTACCCTACAGACCGCAAGAATGACGAAGTAACACCATGGCTGGAAGCATTTGTAAATGCTCGTGTTTGGTTGAGTGGTAAATAA
- a CDS encoding lamin tail domain-containing protein, with product MIWSNGSSTGNGTLFPTLTGTYVDVNTNSIADAGDEIHYSYTIANIGTTTLYNLRATSPLGTFNPGNQVASLAAGQTLNDPFGTFTYVLTAADATNSCGCITNQLLLAADFNAAGTNGSLNVASDDPNNFTNNDSDGDNLPDDFTIVTYPNGGSGVAGDLFISEYIEGSGNNKAIEIANFTGAPVDLSNYTLQISTNGSGSWASPRTLIGTLADQDVYLIINSGAMLSVPVVQADDNTSNAPMNFNGNDAVGLFRAGALLDVVGDPNSSADSEKDQTLVRKASVTGPNTIFDKVGEWDVFTQDTSSDLGTHTYGSTASIVDNAFINLSIYPNPSSGVFHFNNDELIEDVTVYDVSGRRIKSNYSDNDGLIINHTGIYFVNVISQGQSKTFKVIVR from the coding sequence ATGATATGGAGTAACGGTAGCAGTACTGGAAACGGGACTTTATTCCCTACACTAACGGGTACTTATGTAGATGTCAATACAAACTCTATTGCAGACGCTGGTGATGAAATACACTATTCCTATACTATAGCAAACATAGGAACCACCACACTTTATAATTTAAGAGCTACCTCGCCACTAGGAACATTTAATCCTGGTAATCAAGTGGCTAGTCTTGCTGCTGGACAGACTTTAAATGATCCTTTCGGTACTTTTACTTATGTATTAACTGCTGCAGATGCTACCAATAGCTGTGGTTGCATCACTAATCAATTATTGCTTGCTGCAGATTTTAATGCCGCAGGAACTAACGGTTCCTTAAATGTAGCTAGTGATGATCCTAATAACTTTACTAATAACGATTCTGATGGTGATAATCTACCAGATGATTTCACCATCGTGACTTACCCTAATGGTGGTTCTGGTGTTGCTGGTGATTTATTTATATCAGAATATATAGAAGGTAGTGGTAACAATAAAGCTATTGAAATTGCAAACTTTACCGGTGCACCTGTAGATTTATCTAATTACACCTTGCAAATAAGCACTAATGGTAGTGGTAGCTGGGCTAGTCCTAGAACGTTGATCGGTACACTGGCTGATCAGGATGTTTATTTGATTATAAACAGTGGAGCAATGTTGAGTGTACCTGTAGTTCAAGCAGATGATAATACAAGTAACGCTCCCATGAACTTCAATGGTAACGATGCTGTTGGATTATTTAGAGCTGGTGCATTACTAGATGTAGTAGGCGATCCTAATAGCAGTGCCGACTCTGAAAAAGATCAAACTCTAGTGCGCAAAGCTAGTGTGACTGGTCCTAATACTATTTTTGATAAAGTAGGCGAATGGGATGTTTTCACACAAGATACTTCTAGCGATTTAGGTACTCACACCTATGGAAGTACCGCTAGTATAGTGGACAATGCATTCATTAATTTAAGCATCTATCCTAATCCATCTTCTGGTGTCTTTCATTTTAATAATGATGAGTTGATAGAAGATGTAACCGTTTATGACGTTTCAGGAAGAAGAATTAAAAGCAACTATTCCGATAATGATGGTTTAATTATCAATCATACAGGTATCTATTTTGTGAACGTGATCTCTCAAGGACAAAGCAAAACCTTTAAAGTTATCGTAAGGTAA
- a CDS encoding RsmB/NOP family class I SAM-dependent RNA methyltransferase, producing the protein MRFHHNLVQATVDALHNIFNDGKYADQAIQKILKRDTRWGSRDRGFIAETTYDIVRYKRLYAEIANVHEPFKPADLWRMTAVWIVLKGHAVPAWEEYYNTPERRIKGRFDELSKNRVYRESLPDWMDQLALKELGGIWEKEASALNKQADVVLRANSLKTTPAELKEKLQSEEIAVSQHERFPDALILKERANVFMTQAFKDGLFEVQDAGSQLIAPFVQVEPGMRVMDACAGAGGKALQLAALMENKGQIIATDIYQSKLNELKRRARRAGAHNIETRLIDSTKVIKKLAGKMDRLLIDAPCSGLGVLRRNPDAKWKLQPEFIDEIRATQQDILQRYSTVVKPDGMMVYATCSILASENENQVQEFLKSEAGATFELVEEQSLLAHRDGFDGFYMALMKKK; encoded by the coding sequence ATGAGATTTCATCATAATTTAGTTCAGGCTACCGTAGACGCATTGCATAACATCTTTAATGATGGTAAATATGCAGATCAAGCAATTCAAAAAATATTAAAACGAGATACTCGTTGGGGTTCTCGTGACAGAGGTTTTATTGCAGAAACCACCTATGATATCGTAAGATATAAAAGGTTATATGCAGAGATTGCCAATGTACACGAACCTTTTAAACCGGCAGACCTATGGCGCATGACTGCGGTATGGATTGTTCTTAAAGGACACGCTGTACCTGCATGGGAAGAGTATTATAACACACCAGAGCGACGTATCAAAGGTCGTTTTGATGAATTAAGTAAAAATCGTGTTTACAGAGAGTCCTTACCAGACTGGATGGATCAACTAGCTCTTAAAGAATTGGGTGGTATCTGGGAAAAAGAAGCTAGTGCATTAAATAAACAGGCTGATGTTGTTTTGAGAGCTAATAGTTTAAAGACTACACCTGCAGAACTTAAGGAAAAACTGCAGTCTGAAGAAATCGCGGTAAGTCAACATGAACGGTTTCCAGATGCGTTGATTCTTAAAGAAAGAGCAAATGTTTTTATGACGCAGGCCTTTAAAGATGGACTCTTTGAAGTACAGGATGCTGGTTCACAACTTATCGCTCCATTTGTACAAGTAGAACCTGGAATGCGTGTCATGGATGCTTGTGCTGGTGCTGGTGGTAAAGCTTTACAGCTAGCGGCATTAATGGAAAATAAAGGTCAGATTATAGCGACCGATATTTACCAAAGTAAATTAAACGAATTAAAACGCCGTGCTCGCCGTGCAGGCGCTCATAATATAGAAACACGTTTAATAGATTCTACTAAAGTCATTAAGAAATTAGCCGGTAAAATGGATCGTTTGCTTATAGACGCACCATGTAGTGGTCTCGGTGTTTTACGTCGCAATCCGGATGCAAAATGGAAACTTCAACCAGAGTTTATAGATGAGATAAGAGCCACGCAACAAGACATCTTGCAACGTTACAGTACAGTAGTTAAACCCGATGGTATGATGGTATATGCTACTTGTTCTATTCTTGCATCAGAAAATGAAAATCAAGTACAAGAATTTTTAAAATCTGAGGCTGGTGCTACTTTTGAGCTTGTTGAAGAGCAGTCATTACTAGCTCATAGAGATGGTTTTGATGGTTTTTACATGGCTTTAATGAAGAAAAAATAG
- a CDS encoding WD40/YVTN/BNR-like repeat-containing protein, producing the protein MKKLIYILAAIAVLSCKESENKTLEKEIDTSIATDATIEITPVLTDSISVRALDYGNGSYWYAGSKGSYGSIDAATGSPTRGVIKLNEDDDVEFRSIATTANYTYILTAGNPALIYKIAHKDGAVEHVYTEVEERVFYDSMKFWNDDEGIAMGDPMGGCFSIIKTYDGGKTWGKLQCTELPDFVPGEAAFAASNSNIKILGDQVWLVTGGAMARVIYSNNRGSNWQIYNTPIIAGGEMTGIYAVDFYDKDLGVIIGGDWNKKEGQKYNKAITHNGGKSWNLLANGTGPGYSSDIIFIPDTNGQELLAVGSPGIWWSGNQGKDWKQLSDKGFYTVKMIDSINGYLAGNNRVSSFKISRN; encoded by the coding sequence ATGAAAAAACTAATTTATATTCTTGCTGCTATAGCAGTGTTGTCGTGTAAAGAGTCTGAAAATAAGACTCTTGAAAAAGAGATTGATACATCAATAGCTACTGATGCTACCATTGAGATCACTCCAGTTTTAACCGATTCTATAAGTGTGAGAGCGCTAGATTATGGTAATGGAAGTTACTGGTATGCAGGAAGTAAAGGTAGTTATGGAAGTATAGATGCTGCCACTGGATCGCCTACACGTGGAGTCATTAAACTTAATGAAGATGATGATGTTGAGTTTAGATCTATCGCTACTACCGCTAACTACACTTATATTTTAACGGCAGGTAATCCTGCTTTAATTTATAAAATTGCTCATAAGGATGGTGCTGTAGAACACGTATATACTGAGGTAGAAGAACGAGTGTTTTACGATTCTATGAAGTTTTGGAATGATGATGAAGGAATTGCTATGGGAGATCCTATGGGTGGATGTTTTTCTATCATTAAGACTTATGATGGTGGTAAAACATGGGGAAAACTACAATGTACTGAATTACCTGATTTTGTACCTGGTGAGGCTGCGTTTGCAGCAAGTAATTCAAATATTAAAATATTAGGTGATCAAGTATGGTTAGTTACAGGTGGTGCAATGGCACGCGTTATTTATAGTAATAATAGAGGATCTAACTGGCAAATTTATAATACACCTATCATTGCTGGTGGTGAAATGACTGGAATATATGCTGTAGATTTTTATGATAAAGATTTAGGTGTGATCATAGGTGGAGACTGGAATAAAAAAGAAGGTCAAAAATATAATAAGGCAATAACACATAATGGTGGTAAATCATGGAATTTACTAGCTAATGGAACTGGTCCAGGATATAGTAGCGATATCATCTTTATACCAGATACTAATGGACAGGAGTTACTAGCGGTAGGTTCACCAGGTATATGGTGGAGTGGTAATCAAGGTAAGGACTGGAAACAACTATCTGATAAAGGATTTTATACGGTAAAAATGATAGATTCGATAAACGGCTATCTAGCCGGTAATAATCGTGTCTCTAGCTTTAAAATAAGCAGAAATTAA